In a single window of the Actinomycetota bacterium genome:
- a CDS encoding selenoprotein B glycine/betaine/sarcosine/D-proline reductase: MRALGDQLPVPLFEETAWTVPPPLSQATVAICTSAALHREGHEHFTPTDTSFRVIERAERDLVLGHWSPNFDRTGFTIDLDVVYPIDRLEDLAATGKIGAVAPRHIAFAGNQPDDVATVRLDTGPAAAAVLRRDGVDVVVLTPV, encoded by the coding sequence ATGCGAGCGCTGGGGGACCAGCTCCCGGTGCCGCTGTTCGAGGAGACGGCGTGGACGGTGCCGCCGCCCCTGTCGCAGGCGACGGTGGCCATCTGCACCTCGGCCGCGCTTCATCGCGAGGGCCACGAGCACTTCACCCCCACCGACACGAGCTTCCGGGTGATCGAGCGTGCCGAGCGCGATCTCGTCCTCGGGCACTGGTCGCCGAACTTCGACCGCACCGGGTTCACCATCGATCTCGACGTGGTGTACCCGATCGACCGGTTGGAAGACCTCGCCGCGACCGGGAAGATCGGTGCAGTTGCACCTCGGCACATCGCGTTCGCCGGCAACCAGCCCGACGACGTGGCGACAGTGAGGCTCGACACCGGTCCCGCGGCAGCCGCCGTGCTACGCCGCGACGGCGTCGACGTGGTCGTGCTCACACCCGTTTGA
- a CDS encoding ferredoxin: MRVWIDQDLCTGDGLCTDHCPELFVLLEDGISYVRDELGVGNDPGGAGSAVHVPLGLQQRAIDAADDCPGECIFIEAAPQPRQRED, from the coding sequence ATGAGGGTGTGGATCGACCAGGACCTGTGCACCGGCGACGGACTCTGCACCGACCACTGCCCGGAGCTGTTCGTCCTCCTCGAAGACGGCATCTCCTACGTGCGTGACGAGCTCGGCGTGGGCAACGATCCCGGCGGAGCCGGCAGCGCCGTCCACGTGCCCCTCGGGTTGCAGCAACGGGCGATCGACGCGGCAGACGACTGCCCGGGCGAGTGCATCTTCATCGAGGCAGCGCCGCAGCCGCGGCAGCGAGAAGACTGA
- a CDS encoding VOC family protein, translating to MLSIGSVVMGVHDINRAVEFWCAALGYVPRRTLAPEDDFTILVPASGDGPRLALDVSESPVQQHPRVHLDLWAGTVADQQREVERLVGLGATRVDWDLYPADPDFVVLADTEGNRFCVIGADD from the coding sequence ATGCTGAGCATCGGCAGCGTCGTCATGGGCGTGCACGACATCAATCGCGCAGTCGAGTTCTGGTGCGCTGCGCTGGGGTACGTGCCCAGGCGCACGCTCGCGCCGGAAGACGACTTCACCATCCTCGTACCGGCGAGCGGCGATGGGCCTCGCCTCGCGCTCGACGTCAGCGAGAGCCCGGTGCAGCAGCACCCGCGCGTCCACCTCGACCTGTGGGCCGGCACCGTGGCCGACCAGCAGCGCGAGGTCGAGCGGCTGGTCGGGCTCGGGGCGACGCGTGTGGACTGGGACCTCTACCCGGCCGACCCCGACTTCGTCGTGCTCGCCGACACCGAGGGCAACCGGTTCTGCGTCATCGGTGCCGACGACTGA